One genomic region from Pararge aegeria chromosome 14, ilParAegt1.1, whole genome shotgun sequence encodes:
- the LOC120629516 gene encoding uncharacterized protein LOC120629516 yields MDATTLFILSLVLTPVIIEAWQNSRSLREPRGDVHHHSKRHMLPREVHEARLDARKKRRTTTQRTTELRKKPSGHLRPLQEDDMENDEVVSVVIGPPAMRPQYERLNKHTPKPTNCTVANDSTPISTNLVKNLLVQLGREFLTHQVNEDFVFGQYIGNSMRNLTNEFRLKMQHEILDLVVKYQKLSRGELNMSGLIKSPPHEEISSQIITRGVKMEKRLNETDEVWPDFTNLANIVG; encoded by the exons ATGGACGCAACGACTTTGTTCATTCTATCCTTAGTTCTTACACCGgttattata gAAGCATGGCAAAATTCAAGGTCGCTACGAGAACCGCGAGGTGATGTTCACCATCATTCCAAACGCCACATGCTTCCACGCGAAGTTCACGAAGCAAGACTTGACGCGAGGAAAAAGCGTCGAACAACCACGCAAAGGACCACGGAGCTAAGGAAAAAG CCGTCAGGACATCTGAGACCACTTCAAGAGGACGATATGGAAAATGACGAAGTTGTCTCAGTAGTTATTGGACCGCCAGCGATGCGGCCACAGTACGAAAGACTCAATAAACACACTCCGAAACCAACTAACTGTACCGTAGCTAACGACTCAACTCCTATATCAACAAACCTCGTCAAAAACCTGCTAGTTCAACTAGGCAGAGAGTTTTTAACTCACCAAGTGAACGAGGACTTTGTTTTTGGACAGTACATCGGTAACTCCATGAGGAATTTGACAAATGAGTTCCGGCTAAAAATGCAGCATGAAATTCTCGATTTGGTAGTGAAGTACCAGAAGTTGAGTCGCGGTGAATTAAATATGAGTGGTTTAATAAAGTCGCCACCACACGAAGAGATCAGTTCGCAGATCATAACCAGAGGTGTTAAAATGGAAAAGAGATTGAACGAAACGGATGAAGTGTGGCCAGACTTTACGAATTTAGCAAACATCGTCGGTTAG